GAACACGCTTGCCAGCGGGGTGGTCCCGCAGCTGAGCCTGATCATGGGTCCCTGTGCGGGCGGGGCGGTCTACTCACCGGCGATTACCGATTTTATCATCATGGTCAAGGGCACCAGCCACATGTTTGTCACCGGGCCCAACGTGGTGAAGACCGTCACCCACGAGGACGTTTCCTTTGAGGACCTGGGTGGTGCCGAGACCCACGCGACGAAGAGCGGAGTGGCGCACTTCGCCTGTGAAAACGAGGTCGAGGCCATTCAGTGCGCCCGGCGACTGCTCAGTTATCTGCCCCCGAATAATCTGGAAAGCCCGCCGCAGACAGCTACTGACGACCCGCTCGATCGGGAAGAGAAGCTCCTCGACGACCTGGTACCGGAGAATCCCAACAAGCCCTATGACATGCACCAGATAATCCTGGCGGTGGTGGATGAAGGCGAGTTTTTAGAGGTACAAACCGGCCACGCCACCAATATCATTGTCGGTTTCGCCCGTTTAGGAGGTCGCTCGGTAGGGATTGTCGCCAACCAGCCCTCGCACCTGGCGGGTGTACTGGATATCGACTCCTCGATGAAGGGTGGCCGGTTCGTGCGCTTCTGCGATGCTTTCAACATACCGCTGGTGACTTTCGTGGATGTTCCCGGCTTTTTGCCCGGCACCGATCAGGAGTGGCGCGGCATTATCCGCCACGGCGCCAAGCTGCTGTACGCCTTTTGTGAAGCCACCGTGCCCAAGGTGACGGTCATCACGCGGAAGGCGTACGGCGGGGCCTACGACGTGATGAGTTCGAAGCACATTCGGGGGGACATCAATCTGGCCTGGCCCAGCGCGGAGATTGCCGTCATGGGTCCGCAGGGGGCGGTGGAGATTCTATGGAAGAAGGATATCCAAGCTGCCGATGATCAGGAAGCGTTGACCGCGAAGTTGGCCCAGGAGTACCGCGAGAAGTTTGCCAATCCCTACATAGCCGCCGAACGGGGTTTTATTGACGATATCATCCCACCCCGTCAGACCCGCCCCCGCCTGATCGACGCGCTGAGCATGCTCGAAACCAAGGTGGACACCAATCCCCGAAAAAAGCATGGGAATATTCCCTTATGACAGGCCCGACTAGCATAGAATACCAACAGCTCCCGGCCCGCGAGCGGAAGCGCCATCTGGAGCACCACTTTGCCGAGAATTTTGAATCCCTGGCCTACACGCTGCTGGCCGATGTATATATCCAGGAGAATAACCTGGAGCGGGCCCGGAAAGTCTGCAGCATTGGACTGGATCATCACCCGAATCACGCTCCCGGCCTGTTCCTGCTGGCCACCCTGGCCTTACGTGAAGGACGTTTGGAGGAGGCGGAGGAGCTGCTATTACAGACCTTGAAGAGCGATGAATACCACCTGGAGGCGGCGGAACTGCTGGTGGCGGTTCAGGAACGGTTGCACCGCAAAAAGCCCATCCTTGAGAAGGCCTACCGCCGGTTGCTGCGGGCAAATCCTCTCAGCCGCGGGGCCCAGATGCGCCTCAAGCGCATTTATGCCGAAAGGGACCTCATCAAGGAGGTAGAGCAGGAGTTACGAGCCAGGCGGGGAGAGATAGCTGCGCCGGAGCGGGAGCGTGTTGAGCCGCGAGAGCCGGCGCGGGCCCGGGAGACTGAAGAAAAGGAGGCTCCAGCCGCGGCGGTTGAACTCCCCAGAATAGTAAGACCCCCTGCCGCGGCTGCCGAAGAAGCGGCCGCTGAACCGAGCTGGAAGGCCAACATTAAGCGACTGGCCGCCATTATGGCCACCACCGAAGAGAAACTGGCCGATGTGGAGCCCTGGCTAAAGATCTCCAAGGAAGAGGCAGGACTGGCCGATCTGGCGGAGCCGGTGACCTTACCAAAAAAGAAACCGCCAATAGAAGTGGAATTGTTGGGCGATCTTCTGGAAACGGCCGCGGTTGAGGAGAAGGAGGAGAAAGCGCCGGGCTGGCCTAAAGTAGAGGCCGCTGGAGAAGATGCCGGTCCCGAGGGCGAGCTGCTCGACAGGTTGGGCCTGGAACATGAGGAAAAGGCGGGGGAGCTGTTCGAACCGGGAGCCGTGGCCATCGGGGAAGAAGAGATTGAGCTGGAGGATAAAGGCTTTGAAACCACTGCTGATGACCACCGCAAGCAGGAGGAGGAGACCTATCGGACCGACATAGAATACCACCGAAGAGAGACCGAGCGGGAGAATGAGCTCATCAAGGCAGCGCCTGAGAGGGAAGCGCAGGAGGAACCGTTCGAAATCAGTCCCGAATCTCTCCAAGATGAAGACGAAGGTGCCC
This DNA window, taken from Candidatus Neomarinimicrobiota bacterium, encodes the following:
- a CDS encoding acyl-CoA carboxylase subunit beta, with the translated sequence MTPQQHPSKEALLQAAREEAHLGGGKERLEQQHAKGKLTARERLDLLLDKGSFVEMDMFVRHRMRDFGMEDKRPLGDGVVTGYGTVEGRRVFVFSHDFTIFGGSLSETFAEKICKVMDLAMKVGVPVVGINDSGGARIQEGVLSLGGYADIFLRNTLASGVVPQLSLIMGPCAGGAVYSPAITDFIIMVKGTSHMFVTGPNVVKTVTHEDVSFEDLGGAETHATKSGVAHFACENEVEAIQCARRLLSYLPPNNLESPPQTATDDPLDREEKLLDDLVPENPNKPYDMHQIILAVVDEGEFLEVQTGHATNIIVGFARLGGRSVGIVANQPSHLAGVLDIDSSMKGGRFVRFCDAFNIPLVTFVDVPGFLPGTDQEWRGIIRHGAKLLYAFCEATVPKVTVITRKAYGGAYDVMSSKHIRGDINLAWPSAEIAVMGPQGAVEILWKKDIQAADDQEALTAKLAQEYREKFANPYIAAERGFIDDIIPPRQTRPRLIDALSMLETKVDTNPRKKHGNIPL